Part of the Caretta caretta isolate rCarCar2 chromosome 7, rCarCar1.hap1, whole genome shotgun sequence genome is shown below.
GGGTAGATCTCAGCTTTGCAAATTCCTCTTACCTACAGTTCTGCCTTCTCAGAGTGTAGTATTTCCTCTTACATCACCATTTACTACCAAAATTTAACCAATATGCAACCAAGTTGATGATGGTTTTGAACATGAAGATGCAATACCCTTTTGCAGCAATTCCTTCTTGATACATAATTTGTCACACTGGAAATCTGTGGGTCAGAAATGTATTCATTATGAATATTGTAGATAAAGCAGTAAGATCAAGGAAATTCATAATTATGACTTTTTCTATATCCAAGTATAATAGGTTCTTGTTACTTTCCATCTGTTTCTATTAATGCTTTTTTGCATACTACATTCCCATATAGTTATTGGTAAGACTAATTATAGTATAATTTGAGCTTTGTATAACTAAACTCTtatattttggtttaatttatttAAGATTGCTTTTGGTAATCATATAACATTGATCAGGAGATCACTGGGTATTCAATTAtaggctttgtttttgtttgcttgtctAGGTATAGTATCCTTGCTATATACATGGCTTCCATTGTCTTCTGTTGTGTATTCTGTGCATTGGAAATAGCAATTCACTAGTGAAGTAATTTTTTCATTACTGGATTTTGTTGTTACTGCAGAATTTTATGATGTCGCTGCTTTAATATATTAAATGCCCCAAATCTTGAAAACTACAGTAACTTTATTAGTAACTGGTATTGCTGTTATATAAAAATTAATCCCAGTGACAGATgagtacattttcaaaagtagtaggcttgcctgtcttctctccttgtCCATGCATGTTGAATGAGTCTTAATTCTGATGTCCTTCAGGATGCAGAAAATGCAATTGTGCACATGGGAGGCCAGTGGTTGGGCGGCCGTCAGATCAGAACTAACTGGGCAACACGAAAACCACCTGCTCCTAAAAGTACACAAGAAAGTAAGATGCTTGTGTTAACCTTTTATTAGCTCTCCAGCACACGTACTGTTATGCTGGACTTTACAATGTACAGTTAGCAATACGCTTAAGCCACCAAATTCACTTAACTTGTAATTTAGTATGTGTTTGACTCCCAGATATTCAGGAATAAAAGGCCTAGTATATTAAATCATTATCTTTCTTATTTTTCCTGTTGATTTGTCTTAAAATATTGAGCAGATTTGTCAAATGTATAATTTTGTAATTATATAAAAATTATTGGAATGCAGATCCTGTTTTAATGTTTGAAAATGACCCTTTCTATGTATAGATAGCACGAAACAGCTGAGATTTGAAGATGTAGTAAATCAGTCAAGTCCAAAAAATTGTACTGTTTACTGTGGAGGAATTGCCTCTGGACTAACAGGTATGATTCACTTTTATTGAGGGTACGGGGGACGTGTTAACTAATGAGTTTGCAGCCCCAAGGTTGCTAATGAATTGGTTGAAAATATCATCTGTTTTAGATCAACTTATGAGGCAGACGTTTTCACCATTTGGACAGATTATGGAAATAAGAGTTTTTCCTGAAAAAGGTTACTCATTTGTCAGGTAAGGCTGTTAAACTAAATCTATGATTGTTCAATATATTAGAATTTCATGTATTGTTATGTAACATGTACTTTAATTAGCAGTGCTGTTAAATTAAAAGCTCTCGCTTGCAGTATACATTGAAGAAATTGAAGCTTTAAAGGTTATGGGCATTTGCTTCTCAGAAAATAAAGGCTTACAAAGGCAGCCTCAATTTGGTGTAAGATTTTTGCATTTCTTATTATTAGAGTTTTCTGAAtatctgatttattttatttttttgttttttggttattGATTTGCTAGTCATTGGGGGTGAGGTTGGGTCAACccgaaacaaaacattttaaactttcAGCAGACtgaaaagtggaaaaaaataaataaaaccccaaaacttGTTTAGATTTTGagttaataaaaatgaaattgaagtaaatttctaaacaaagttttggatttcttttaaaaactaatttggtGAATTAACGCACATTCACATGTTTCGGTGGACCCAAATCTGTATTTGGGGAGTAGGAGGGGAGGAGAGTTTCAGCCAAcaatttttcacccagctctacttgtgACGCATGCATGTAGTCACAGTTCTTTAAAGTAATAGCACTATCAATTATAGTAAAACATAGTGTTAATTTCATTTCTATCTTATCTCTAGGTTTTCAACCCATGAAAGTGCAGCACATGCTATTGTTTCAGTCAATGGAACTACAATTGAAGGACATGTTGTTAAATGCTATTGGGGTAAAGAATCCCCTGATATGACTAAAAACTTCCAACaggtaattacattttaaatctatttttagtAGTTTGAGTGTTTTTGCATAAGCCAGCTGTGTTAAGTGTAATCTCTTGTCCATTATCTCTCCCCATTGATACATTATTAATAAAGTATTAATTAATACAGTTAGTGAAATTGCATGGTCTGGTCTTTTTGGTAGCGCACATTGCGGTTCACTACAAGGTTGGGCTTGCAACTTTATAGGAACATAACTTCTTGTATGATTCAAGATGGGAAGCAGCTCTGGGAAATCTCTGAATTCTAGCTAATTGAGCTACTGAAGACTAGCTCCATCCCCAGTCAAATATTTTATGGTGCTATTGAAACCTTATTCTTATTGCAAAGGCAATTCTTTTTTCAGTAATTAAAGCAAAGAATTGTAACTCCAGCGGTATCATAACGCCATAGATTAAGGTTTTGCCCTTGCCAGCCATCATAAAATTTAATATGTCTGTAGGAGTTGTACTACGAACTATTTTTTTTGCCTAGGTTGACTACAGTCAGTGGGGGCAATGGAGTCAAGTCTATGGAAATCCACAGCAGTACGGGCAATATATGGCCAACGGATGGCAAGTACCATCTTATGGAATGTATGGTCAAGCATGGAATCAACAAGGATTTGGAGTAGAGTAAGTGATTATACttgtttcagatattttaaaaaaggtgtgTTGCAGTTCTCCAAAAATGTTAAAACTCTTCAGTAATCCCCACTTCAGATTAATTTGGTATCAGGAGTGCTCTTGCTTCAAGCCTTTCCGGCCAAACCCTCTTCACTAGGAAGCTTAAGTCTGTTGAATCTCATGCTCTCTGAGGAGTTATTCAGTGCATTATGATATGCACTTGTTTCAACATTTTGTGTATATTGATGTTCTGAGATAAAAGATGGCTGGTAGACACATTTTGCTTCCTTGGTGGACTCTgagtcttgatttaaaagaacTTAGCAGATGATTTTCAATGCTCTTGGGTGgcgattattttaaaaaacaaaaaaaccaacagccTGTAGCTGAGAGCAGTCATAATGCCATGTAACCCAAAAGCATTTACCTAAGTGGCATACTAACTCTGAAGGGCATGGGCCGCATAACTGAGCATTCATCTGCTCTTAAgagtatttaaaatatatgtcCAGAACAGTTTTTTAAACATTATCTTAATTTTGTAATATTCTCTTGATTTCACAGTAATATTTTTCACTGCTGACTTATCAGCgtgttccccctctcccacccagatGTGTCTCCattatgttttccttttttatacATCTGCATCAGTGATGTTGATAGAAGTTTGCACAGCTCTTGGAATAATGTTAACTCTTGCTGTAAAATCAGTGGAGAAGTTCATATTGTTTCTGTACCCAAGTGTGTTTCTTCAATTAAGTGGCTTCAGACTGATCATGCTGCATTTGAAATAAAGCCAAAGAAACTTGAGTGTGGCTATAGGAAGAATTTATATTTAAGTACTACACAAAATCTGTCTTAATTTGATTTAACGTATTCCCTAAATACTATATTTAAATCTTCCTTGCATTTGAATATTAATGGAAAAGGTGTGATACATATTGAGTTTATAAAATTAAGTTGCTCCAAATGCTGGCAATTTGCCAAGTCATCATCTCCTGTAGATAAGAAAACTGTATAGGGTCCAGAGAGCTCTTGAAAATAATAGAATGTTTCTTCTCCATCTGAGCCAAACCAAattgtctgttttgtttaactTGAATGGGGCCgcattttaaaattgatttcgtTTAATAATtcccttttatgtatttgaacaATACCTTTCTGCTTTGGAGATTGCTAGCCCATGCAGCTAGTATATAGGTTTCTTGGCTTGTGGTTTTTTCCAGAAGCAGGCACGTTTTAGGAGGAGAACCTGTTTTAAAATCTTCCTGTATGTGCATTATTTTTGTGAGAAGTTGGGAAGCTTTTGACCTTGGCAGGAATAGAAGGTAACAGAAGCAATATCAGATTTTGTGTCTCTTTGTAAATAACTTGATTGGcttgcctttttttgtttgttttttaaagccaatctccaTCTGCTGCCTGGATGGGTGGATTTGGTGCTCAGCCTGCCCAGGGACAAGGTGCTCCTGTAATACCTAACCAAGCTGGATATGGCATGGCAAGTTACCAAACACAGTGAGCTGGGACTCTGTTTAAACGTGTGTATTTCATGATAGGCTTCAGTTTCCAGTGATACTCTGAAGACTGGAATGTAGACACCggaagaagaaaatatttattttaaaaatggaaatgtttggaACCTTTAGCACAGCTTTGCTTTGGTGAAGAACACACGTCTTCTAGTTCTGCCTTTTTAAGTTTTTGTTCATGATGGATATGAACATGTTTTTCTTTGTGTACAAAAACTAAAATAAAGTCAATAAAGACAACTCTGACTACAAATTTTGATATAGTAGGATAAATGGCTAATGAATTTGATCCTTAGATTACCATtccattttttttgttctgtcttcAGTGTTTTACATCCCTGTGCTTTTTAAGAGAAATGACATTTGAAATAcagtaagctgctttcagttaaacaCAAATCCTGAAATTTAACTGTGGACCGGTCATTACACCTTGTAAGACAGTAGTGGGTTTTCAACAAATGTGAGGGCATCATTCAGAAAACATACATGctcttggaaatattttttttaaatatttaatttttctataTGCTTAAAGAAACTGAAGTCTGATACAAAATAAACTTTCAATCTAAGCTGAAAAACATTACTGTCTGAGTTATTTGAGCAAATTTTGCTGTCCACATTCAGGCACATACTAAAACTTTTCAAAtctggtttgctttttaaaactctAGTAATTGCATTTAATTTTGAGACGCAAAATGTTTTTGCAAGTATGGTGTTTGTATTAGTCAGGCAGTCATACTTGTGCTTTTTACATAAAGTTTGAAGGCTACACattgtaaatatttaataactaCAATGTTTCAAAAGCATGCTCAAACATAGAAGTAGCTTGTAATTATTCAAAGTAATACTTAATATACTCTACTGCTTGAAATGCAGTAGACTGACAAGAATGTGCAAGACTGACATTTCCAAAGTTGGCTATTATGTAAAGTTACATAAATTACTATACAAAGAGCCTTAATTTTAATTTCATAAATCTTTAATGCATCACCTTTTTGTTATTAGAAATCTGAATTTTTGCTTTACATTATCGGGTATGTAAATACCTTCGTTAACAACCTTGTAAGCCTATTTCAAGGTTATTATAAGTTGTATAGTATCTTGagtgttttgaaaaatcttgggATGTTTTTTAAGTCTAGAAATATTTTGCCCAAGGATTTTTTAACAAGATTGTTAAAAACATCTTATTTTACAGAATATTCAATGTGCCATTTGGTAAATGGAGATGCAGTTGAAACAGTACACTGAGTTGTGACTTATTTTTAACTAAAGTTTTTGTCTTTATGGGTGGTTTGCATGTGATGAACCTGTACAGAGGCTGGGTTGTTTGTGTACTGAGTGTATAAATGGATAAATCATGAAGATGTTTAAATGGTATACTTGGGttatttctgaattattttatgGATACATTGATATAAACTGCCTCAATAAATTTGAAGTTGAAAATGAATGTAAGTTAGCTATAAGTACTGTGTTTTACCTGTGACAGCTAGGGGGTGCAAATGTTTCAGCTGTATATTTGAATACACTGAGACAagcactgattttaaaaagcaaataggaCATGCTGTGATAGTCCAGTGAAGTAAACTTGCATGAAAAATGGATTGTTGCATTCAAAGGGTTTACAATTCCAGAAGAAAGTCTGAGAATCCTGATATTTTTAGTCTGTTCTATTTCTTTCATAGATATTATTTTAGTTTCAAGTTAGAATAGGATTTTGAAATAGAAAATTGCTTTAATATTATAAATCTATCCAAGTAGTTAAAATGACTGCACATATTACTGTTTTAGAGAATTGAATGATTTATTCATTCCTTTTGCAGCCAAATCACTTATAGAACCCTTATCTCTTGGATCAAGGTGAAAGGAAGGAGTTCTAACAGAAACTAGACAGTGAGCTAAATTATACCTACAGATACATATATGCAACTCTGATGCACACCTTATGCATGCAATAGTGTCTGGAGTCAGTGTGGAACCCCAAGTGCTTGTGATGGCAGAAGTTGGCCCTTTATCTCTCTGTTTCTTGTTTACCTGCTGTTCTACTCAAGCTAGAAATTTGTCTACATTTTGTAAATATGTATATCTTTAAGCGAAGATTGGCTAATACATTGTAGTCTATAAATTTCACAAATAAGTCTGACTTTTTATAATGCTTATctggttaaaaatatttaatgaatcaTGAGTTATTTGAATTTGCAAGTTACTTTAAGGTTTGTTGTTTGCTTCCATGTGAAGAGTGGGGTTTCTCCTTAAGGCTAGGTGTTGGAATATAACTAAAGCAGTAAAATTGTTGATGTTTTTTGAGTTTGTACTATGACTTGAGCAGTATGCTCTTTCATGAGTTTACTCAATATTTAGATGCTGCAGGTACATCACCACATAAACACCCAACTGAAATTGGGAAGAAaactaaggccttgatcctgcaagatctCAGCACACAGATCTTAGAAGTCTGATATGGCCACTGCAGGACTGGGCTGTAACTGATGTCTCTTCTCCTCATCCTGAGAGCCACAGTATTCTTCTCTCTCAGATAATTAATTTCTTCTAATGGTTTCTTTTTTATACAGCTTTTCTTTAACACTGATATTTCTTTGCAGAATACTCAAGGTACAGGAGTCTCCAGTGTCTTTAGACTAATGATTCCATAGTATTGTGAGGAAGAGTTTATACTTTGATTGCTTTCTTCTCAATAACGTTCATAAATACTCCAGTGACAGTTACCTTTCATTTTTTTTGGCACCAAAGAGCCTCTTGCACCATTTTGTTTTTATGAATGACTATGTTATGATCCACCATGCTCTCCAGTTGCCGAAGTCAACCACTACATTACCCCTTGCCGCTAGGATTTCAGATTTCAAACAACCATTGAGTTTTCGTGGCTGAAGTTGATGGGTGAACTTGAGGCAAGGCTGTAAtcaatgttttcagaaaacatttaaataaaagcaaaaagttATAAATGGTTTATCCTGTTTTGTCATTTAAGTTGTCCTGCCTCTACCTCTTACTTTAAATTCTTAGCAATAATACAAGACTGACCGTGTAAACTATGTGCATACATTTATGTGTAAggtattttatatacatataattttaaaatatttatttcatacaGATCACTGTTAAATACGTTAATGTCTCAAAGTTTAAAGTTGCACATGAAACCTAACTCCTGCCTCCTTGAGCATATGAATTCCAATAGTCTTCAGTTACTGTCTTTTTCTGCAGGACCGTCCCATTCCTTGTTCATTGTGAAAGGTTGATGAGATCATTGTGTTGAAACTACTTCACTCATTTCATATATCAACTAACTTTTGCAGTGAATGAGGCTGGGTCCTGCATAAAAAGTAATATGATTGACTACTTAAAGGCTATACTGTGTCTACACAAGGGGCGGAGTTAAGATTCAGTGGGGAACATTACCTTCTGGCATTTTGAGCTTTGAGTGCTTCATGTGTGAATAGTGATACATTTCTTTTATCATGTAGAACTATTTTGTGGATAGCATTGAAATGCTCTGTCCTGCACAATATTGTTATTCCAATGAAGCAAGTAAGAGCTCTCTGTTCACTGAAATTTATTTTACAATAGATTAGACACGGTTCTTTCAAAATCCTGCTTCATGCAATTTGCAAACTGACCCCTGACCGGCCAGAGGAGATTGCCATTGTGATCTGTCATCTCTGGACTGATGACTCTGAAACATAGTACCCATAGGATGTATGGTTCCTCCAGTGCAGATACTGCCTGTAAGCATAAAGACCTGAAGAGTTTAGGCTCTTGAGGTGGCGGCACCAGCTGTCAAAGGCAAGAGCAAAGACCACACTATCTCTGCAAAGGCGGTACTGACAGGGAAACTTTTGGTACCAACTACTTCCAAACAATCCTTGTTGGACCAACCATCTCATACAAGATCTCCACTGATTTCCTTGGTACTGGCAAGTTTGCATCAACAAGCCCTGATGGTACTG
Proteins encoded:
- the TIAL1 gene encoding nucleolysin TIAR isoform X3, with translation MDARVVKDMATGKSKGYGFVSFYNKLDAENAIVHMGGQWLGGRQIRTNWATRKPPAPKSTQENSTKQLRFEDVVNQSSPKNCTVYCGGIASGLTDQLMRQTFSPFGQIMEIRVFPEKGYSFVRFSTHESAAHAIVSVNGTTIEGHVVKCYWGKESPDMTKNFQQVDYSQWGQWSQVYGNPQQYGQYMANGWQVPSYGMYGQAWNQQGFGVDQSPSAAWMGGFGAQPAQGQGAPVIPNQAGYGMASYQTQ
- the TIAL1 gene encoding nucleolysin TIAR isoform X2, giving the protein MEDDGQPRTLYVGNLSRDVTEVLILQLFSQIGPCKSCKMITEHTSNDPYCFVEFYEHRDAAAALAAMNGRKILGKEVKVNWATTPSSQKKDTSNHFHVFVGDLSPEITTEDIKSAFAPFGKISDARVVKDMATGKSKGYGFVSFYNKLDAENAIVHMGGQWLGGRQIRTNWATRKPPAPKSTQENSTKQLRFEDVVNQSSPKNCTVYCGGIASGLTDQLMRQTFSPFGQIMEIRVFPEKGYSFVRFSTHESAAHAIVSVNGTTIEGHVVKCYWGKESPDMTKNFQQVDYSQWGQWSQVYGNPQQYGQYMANGWQVPSYGMYGQAWNQQGFGVDQSPSAAWMGGFGAQPAQGQGAPVIPNQAGYGMASYQTQ
- the TIAL1 gene encoding nucleolysin TIAR isoform X1 yields the protein MEDDGQPRTLYVGNLSRDVTEVLILQLFSQIGPCKSCKMITEQPDSRRVNSSVGFSVLQHTSNDPYCFVEFYEHRDAAAALAAMNGRKILGKEVKVNWATTPSSQKKDTSNHFHVFVGDLSPEITTEDIKSAFAPFGKISDARVVKDMATGKSKGYGFVSFYNKLDAENAIVHMGGQWLGGRQIRTNWATRKPPAPKSTQENSTKQLRFEDVVNQSSPKNCTVYCGGIASGLTDQLMRQTFSPFGQIMEIRVFPEKGYSFVRFSTHESAAHAIVSVNGTTIEGHVVKCYWGKESPDMTKNFQQVDYSQWGQWSQVYGNPQQYGQYMANGWQVPSYGMYGQAWNQQGFGVDQSPSAAWMGGFGAQPAQGQGAPVIPNQAGYGMASYQTQ